The DNA segment aaaaatctcatttcaaacaaaatttgacacgATGAAAAACggggaaaatttgatttcgtttTGGCTTTCTATGTGGTGAGATATGACGTTTTTGATTCGCCTtaatgtaatagtacatttcgtaaaagacttttagtcctaggtactaTTATTATTcggtggcataaataactatgtttaaccaaatttcaatttcggaATCGATagttgaaaatcgtttttatcaaaatttacgtCACAGTCAACTTCTGGTCATTCCAGCCGGTCACCATCTCGGTTCACCACTCATTTTAAGTGGATCCAATTTATTCCCACAGCTATGATTTCATGTGTAATTgaaatacacatttttataCTGATCCCAACTATGAACAAAACATCATGTTCTTGACCAAAAACAGATTTTAATAGACAACCGATACGGACATGAGATAATTGAATTAGTCGGTATAGcgaagataattttttttttgttcatgtTATATCCGTACAGTATCACATCATATCGATACACATCGactaattcgaaaatattctcatcaatttttgtttaaagaaaaagaatttacAGAATCGACAGTGACTACACATAGCTCCTTATAAACATATCCGAAGAGTagacgaataaaaaaaaattgtgtatgaAACCGTCAAGTTCATACAAGTATATCGAAAAGCGGTTATGTGTAGTTGTTGCCAATTTGAAAAACAACTTTATATAACCACGATGGTACATAATGACTAAATAACTTTAGACGTCCATTTATAACGAACAAAAGCATTTTATAAACTCGTTCGTGTATACTTGAGTAACAACGCATACACATCGGGCCGCAGACAGAATATTATTCCCGTGCGGAGTTTAACATTTAACATAGATTGGGCATTAAAACCGCAAAACAGAGTGGTGAATCTGTAAAATAATCTGCTTATGTTATGTTTGAGTTGAAGTTATGTTATGTGTTTAAAGaggagaaaacaaaaaaaaccgaagaaaagaaagaacgaaaaacttgattgagttgaaaatttatataacAATCAGAAAAGAAGTATATGTCTACATTGGCGAACGGGGCGATAAAAGAAGATTATCATTAGTAGATACAGTTGATGTATATTTCTCAGTTTTTATATAATTATATCATTAAAACGTATCATAATTACTTCACCTTAAGATATACGTGATTCGGTGATCGTCTTAACTGCTTTGTGGCCGGGTTCTTCTCTATTATACTCGTTTATCAAGTTATTCTTCCATTTAATCACACATATGAAGTACGTTCGCGAGTTTTCTGTACAATGTGACTCGATGATATAGCGTTTTAATGAGATATCCATCTCAGCCAGTtcattaaaaggaaaaatgaaagaaaaaacagattcgaaaaaaatgaaatgcgtTACTGGTGTAGTATATAAGTATGTATATGCGTTGCTTGAGTATTAATATGTGCATGCACTACGGCCTTAATAGTTACATGCACGGTTGAGGATATTTTTCCTCGCTTTTAATGTGCAATTTATTTCgtctttcgtttttcttttggaTAATTTATTTAAGTAATAGCGTGCGAttaatgttttaattttccaCAACATCATTGAAACCTGCTGTGTGTGTAATGTGCACACATTAACTCATACATAGGAGCGACGGTTTTATTTAACGTAACAAgaagtttttaattaaatgcaaCTAGACatgtaatttttcaaacaCCTTCTGAACTTTGTTAATTAAATTAGTAGATCGGAGTGGATGGGTTGTTCAGAGGCTGTCTGAAAGTTGAACCTGTCCACagttttagtaatttttaTAGATATCGTCTCGTCACAAAACTTCAATTAAACATCTCGTGTactaatagcacttttgctccACAGTGCCTCGTTATTGCACATCATCTTTCACGAGTGGAGGTTAACTACTTACTGTGATGACTTTTATAACCTCCCAATCGAGTAGCTGAACAATCTGAATGTAGAAATCTGATCACTAAATGTCACggtatttcaattcaatttcttttttttccttcttttttgaattttgacgaTTGGTCAAACcatacgataaataaataaaaacctcCCAATGTTTCGTAAAAGCTGCAACTTTAACCACGCAGACTAGTATCGAatcatttaattgatttcgtctaaatattttcaacaagttaaaacaaaatctattacttcattaatgtCAACTTGCAATGCATGTCATGCATTCGGCTATAAGAGAATATTACTATGGAGctcatcatttatttttagtatCGGAGCcgatttgtttcaattaaGAGCGTTGCGTATAAGCCATACCCGTTATAATCTATGGGAAAACTAATTTGATATCCTATTTGACAACCGCATCAGCCTTTATTTCAATTGCATGTTTTCTTATTTGATCGGGATCATCCTTTATAGTTTACGAAATCTTCCTCAGCTAAAACAGCTTCTTCATGTAtccaaaagtttttatttaaaatgatgGGCATAATGCAGTTCcgcaacattttcattataaattaataaaaatgtaattccatTTTGGAATAAGTTTCTCTTGTTCCGTTCACTACTGACGGTCCTCGTGGATTATATGTTTACATTGTTTCAGATGGGGCAGGTTTGATTTTCCGTTTAAGATCTTTAGTTGATCGAAGTCTGTCGGCTTCCAATAATGCTTCGTAGAATCTGCGTTGTATTGTGTGgagaaattattggaaaatgtttaacatttaacgtttaTATTACCTCAGACTTCTTTGAATCATTTCGTTTCCTTTCTTTGCTTCAACTTCGAGCtctttgaaaaaagtttttttcattCCTTTCAACTCCTTAATACGTTTTCTTGCCAAAGGATTGGAGTCTATCGAATTAATcggaacattttttgttttacagaGTCCTTTCAAAATGTCGCTATTTGACTGATTTTCTTACCTCGAAATTTCGCTAAACTGGTTTCGCTGACCTCACCAACTTCGTCAAACTTTGCATGCAAAAAATAACGTTTGAGAAcagaatcaattaaaaatcttagttCAAGCTTACGTCATTCATTATAGCGAACAATGCCTTGAAAAACACATTATTGGTACTGCTCAGCTACAATCAagtattttttaagaaattttggtaTCTACTTTCCATTGACTTCAATTACAATAAAAGTAAGCTTACCGCGATTTCTTTAAAATCATTAGGAGCTTCTCGGGAAGCTACATGAAGGATTGGCTGCTCATGGTGCTCTTGCTTTGATGGcttcgaaaacattttaacttcAATGTATGAGTCGATTATATCTACTtagtcaaaatatttcagataGCTTATTCGCTTTGCCTGCTCCAAAGTGCACTAAAATGCAAAACCTCTCAAACTtgtaaaatcatttatttacatatttgACCCAGAGGCTCCTTTGTTTTAAAAAAGCTGCCAAAAAATGGACAACATATGATTCTTGAAGCCGCTGTAACACTGAAACAGTTCGTTTTcaacataattttcttttcgactGGTGAGCCAGCAGATCAACGTTTCCGAAAATGGAACGTAAAGTCTAAATTACGATCTCCAAAACGTTATCTTTATTGTACAAATTGAATGCCATGTCGTTGTACTAATTTGTTCCATGCAGGCtttcaacgaaatattttcttagccTAATAACCTCTTCAGTAAATGTTGTGTATATAATACGATGAGCATCAGCGTTTAACATGTGGCATGTCAAGCGAATAATTACCAAATCTGATAGTTCTTATCAATCAAACATAGCACTGTCAAACCATGTTGATCAAACCATTTTCAATAGATAAATCTgtcacttcatttgtttgatcAAGTATTTTGTTATATATAAAAACACCAATAGCAAGAATTCATCGTTCATTGCGGCCGTtctgtcaataacagatggaATAATTATAATCAGTCTTTATGTACGAGTTTGCATGAGTTCTTTACATCCACATCTCGGAAACCTTGATCTGCAATGTTGGAATGTGAAATGTACTGTCCTGGttgacaatttcaattaaaaactgatgatttttttcaagagAATAAATACATCTAGGGCAAGACATTCGACCTCTGTATCAATCCCTCGATCAATcccaatattttttcaatataagcGAGGTTTTTCGCTTAGAACGGAGAAAAGACCGCGAATCGCTCGATTTAGAATTACCGATTATTTTCCacaaacatcaatttgttacacaatttttccaaacaaaacaaaacaaatattaaaGGTGTCACAACTAGAGAGTGgaaaatagatattttctcccccgaactgtcatcagacaaGAGTCAACAAAACATCAGTTTCACAGACGTACGctgaaataatggaaaatggatACCACGAGGGTGATTGTTTGTCAGTGGAACTCTAAGCGTATagtgttgattttttcatgcttcagggccgaaaatgagtgcaatttttcgaattttctcgggtttccggccctctgcatgaaaactcacatgtgcacctgtttgggacggttgatttaaggcactttcgcttgtagacctcacttcgttcggcctacaatccgcgaaattgccaaaaatcaatcgtccaaaacaggtacacaaatgactattgcaGAACTTCTTATGCCAGCTGTTGAATGTAGAGTATATTTGCTCGCTCCATATTATAAATAATATCCAGAGAGCAGGCATATTCCCTTATTTcataaacaagaaatttgtcaATTGTGCACACGATTCACTTGCTCAATTCATTTACCGAAGCGTGGGTGGCCTATGCAATCCTGCAGCGCTTCGTAACAAATGATTTGTATCAATCAAAtccgtaaaaaaaaatagagaagaatctaagaaaatattttgccttTTGTCATATAATGTGGTCAGTTCATGTCACAACATTGAGATTTATGCAAAAAGAGAATAGAGGTGTACAAACTCCATAAAAtattgtgtatatatacagaaaatcatttgttatctTATTTCAATGGGTACacaaaaattacagaaaaatctTAAGATAATGCGATAAAAGCAGACAATAAAACGGCAAACATTACAAGaaagttttataaaattgaataatagAATACTGTCTTCAAAGAGTCAATTGGTACCGACAAAGAATTGTGTGTGTAAGGTAAgatatgtttttttcttctcttacGTGTAGGtggtaaatattatttatttactttttgtgttttgtgtaagtatttaaaaacattttcattttgttatttctAATTCGGTGAAtgatggaatttttatttcattcatcatcattatcatcatcatcatgtgGCGAGTGAGATAAAAGTCAGCTTAAAAAGTAAGAGATGCACAAAACCGAATGCGAAAACTACATTTTAAAGATATTAAATACATTTAAGATAGGAAACAAGAAACTGTCGGATGCTAAGCggataaaattttaacatttctttaacaaatcgataatttattttgtaattgaaaACCGAACCGATAACAATCTTATTTCTcatgaatttattgaatattttagaGATGTAGACGAGGAAGATTATATCGTGTGGCATTACACCAGCCATTTTTCAGTGTGGAAAATGATCCAGTTTCGTTTAGGTTGCAAATTGTAAGATTTACTTATAGTGATCGCACTGAACTGAAAGAACTGCTGTGCGATAGTTGAATGCCGCGTTCAACTACAATTAACGTAACGTAAAAGCAAAAGGAATTGAGAGTTATTCTCTTCTTAGAAAGTGTGGatggaaataaatgaattattgCAACTACTGGATGTACATTGGGTTGTATGTTACATCAATGCATTCAGTATACTTTGTGTTAATGCATCGTATGAAATTCAGATTATCAGTAGATTAGAACGGTTTTATTGTTAGTTGGAAACTGGGTTAAATTGGAATAGAAACCAGAATTCGCCATTTAACTTTCTTTGACggccatttcaatttttaccgATAGCAATGAACGGAAAAAGGGGAACTATGAAATAATCCCTCTCTAATAGTTTCggatgtaaaatgtaaaaatgtttagaatgtaaaaaaaaacaaattggaaCAACGAAAGAAAACCAGATAGTTAACTTCATCACAGGACATTTGACGCATTTCTAAgtttttcataattaatttattattggcTTTCTCAGTACCACTACATAGCGACAACGGACGATGTTTTTTGCCATAGAAAAACATaatatgaagaagaaaaacaactCACTTTTGTCGCTATCAATCTTCATTTCCTTCCATCAACCTAACATGCACATAATATTGGCATAAATTCTAGCATCATTTACCAACTAAAGTTGATCTAGTTGAGAAAATCAACGATATCTTTTGCACGTCATTTATAACAGCATGTAATTTATCAATTAAGTAAATAACCATAATAATCCGTatcatttatataaaattgtaCAGCTAATGTACTTAGCAAAACACCAAATCG comes from the Bradysia coprophila strain Holo2 unplaced genomic scaffold, BU_Bcop_v1 contig_358, whole genome shotgun sequence genome and includes:
- the LOC119081635 gene encoding uncharacterized protein LOC119081635, whose amino-acid sequence is MFSKPSKQEHHEQPILHVASREAPNDFKEIALSSTNNVFFKALFAIMNDFDEVGEVSETSLAKFRDSNPLARKRIKELKGMKKTFFKELEVEAKKGNEMIQRSLRFYEALLEADRLRSTKDLKRKIKPAPSETM